One segment of Saprospiraceae bacterium DNA contains the following:
- a CDS encoding HYR domain-containing protein produces MTAPNPWTLAGATFPVGNTGSLPDGDDKAGNTASLLDRRVVVTDAEAPKFANCPVSMVMVGNDADKCSASFNWPIPVATDNCGISSSPDGRPPANGSDVPVSPSPLTVTYTATDVHGNTAACSFRAGGRHPEAGVRRGHHDARGHHGGVRRDPDEPACSWATPGLIRAAAGQRRRERQLHGPGTGVIGVHRDQHEVRRPRAVLLLAVTPSRGRGR; encoded by the coding sequence GTGACCGCGCCCAACCCGTGGACGCTCGCCGGGGCGACCTTCCCGGTCGGCAACACGGGAAGTCTCCCGGACGGTGACGACAAGGCCGGCAACACGGCCTCCCTGCTCGATCGTCGTGTCGTGGTGACCGACGCTGAGGCGCCCAAGTTCGCCAACTGCCCGGTCTCGATGGTGATGGTGGGCAACGACGCCGACAAGTGCTCGGCGAGCTTCAACTGGCCCATCCCGGTGGCGACGGACAACTGCGGCATATCGTCCAGCCCAGACGGGCGGCCTCCGGCGAACGGCTCCGACGTTCCGGTGTCGCCCTCCCCGCTGACGGTGACGTACACGGCGACGGACGTGCACGGCAACACGGCGGCCTGCTCGTTCCGTGCTGGTGGTCGACACCCAGAAGCCGGAGTTCGACGCGGACATCACGATGCCCGCGGACATCACGGTGGAGTGCGACGCGATCCCGACGAGCCTGCGTGTTCATGGGCAACGCCTGGGCTGATACGCGCTGCCGCTGGACAACGGCGACGTGAGCGACAACTGCACGGCCCGGGGACCGGGGTCATAGGGGTTCACCGAGACCAGCACGAAGTGCGCCGACCCCGCGCAGTGCTGCTTCTGGCTGTTACTCCATCACGCGGACGTGGACGGTGA
- a CDS encoding HYR domain-containing protein, whose amino-acid sequence MLVHDTGGDPVEPTITCSESVTVPTTLSAYHATVNYSYPYHGDNCPGVLADVRWRPNSGSAFPVGGPVTVRFRVTDDAGNSAECEFAVTVEDRERPFTWAVPAAGRLGHVERRVGGLPRGGPRT is encoded by the coding sequence GTGCTCGTTCACGATACTGGTGGAGACCCCGTCGAGCCGACGATAACCTGCTCGGAGAGCGTGACGGTGCCGACGACCTTAAGCGCTTACCACGCGACGGTGAATTACTCGTACCCGTACCACGGGGACAACTGCCCTGGGGTACTCGCTGACGTGCGCTGGCGGCCGAACAGCGGCTCGGCGTTCCCGGTCGGGGGCCCGGTGACGGTTCGGTTCCGGGTGACGGACGACGCGGGCAACTCGGCGGAGTGCGAGTTCGCGGTGACGGTGGAGGACCGGGAGCGCCCGTTCACGTGGGCAGTGCCCGCCGCCGGTCGTCTCGGCCACGTCGAGCGACGGGTCGGGGGACTGCCTCGGGGCGGGCCCCGGACATGA
- a CDS encoding fibronectin type III domain-containing protein codes for MKNRFAFVFLLWVAVQPLFAQNWTSAENPAADYPSLRQAFYDFWEGKTPGKGQGYNVFKRWEWFWQSRVLPDGSFPPANIKEIEWGNYLAARPGKGGISAANWTSMGPNYSASGYNGIGRVNCIALDPNDANTIWVGAPTGGLWKTENGGVTWTTHTDQLTVLSVTAVAIDPLNPKVMYLGTGDGFGNFEPSIGILKSTDGGLTWNITGLSWNLTNYRYIRHIVVHPTTPTTVLAATSDGMYRTTNGGATWAKVSNGNFFDVRFKPGAPEVMYAATNNQVRKSINGGATWANVQTIPNSGRVVLAVTPAHKDMVVAASSSDASATYGSFNGLYVSTNSGSNFALKSSTPNLLDGSSTGSSDRGQGWYDLCVAVSPTDSNLIFVGGVNLWKSSDGGVSWSLATFWHNGAPSGVPVNHADKHALLWLDNVLYQGCDGGIYKTTDDGVSWEDISGNLAISQMYRLGVSQSDDKVICGLQDNGTKLRSNSGGWTDNIGGDGMECFIHPTNSNIMYGEYQSGNIRRSTNGGNSWTNIHQNVPGQPQGAWVTPFVMDPNINSTIYVGYRDVFKSTNQGNDWTSISSLNLVFDLQHIAVAPSNSAVIYVSDGDQVFLTTNGGDTWGNVTGNLPTNEGITYLTVDPHDANIAFVTLGGYTAGQKVFVTTTGGTTWANISGTLPNIPANCVLVQPHSKGVLYMGMDVGVFRREAGATDWELFNEGLPNVIITELEIRHSTGKIRASTYGRGLWESDLEPLQSCVPVSNLSAANVQPRVATLQWGTVNVALGYEVEWREAGEAEWQLWQDVAGTSLTLAYLKPCTQYEFRVQAICGSETGGYSAIQTFQTTGCSQYCNAYGSAAAVQGTLPREWIESVSFGSIEQVSGNDWGYNDFTHLTTELLQGETFAIDLKPGFSDTPFAEAWAVWIDFNKDNQFGDDELVFAHSGSAGPVSGDITLPAVSLPGNVRMRVSMRRDEASSACDLFDFGEVEDYRLTIKKVVPEMTLVPAVVNFPADGGSQELVLTTNCDWSAANVPAWLTVTPPSGGADTVTLTVAAAANDSVAGRTVTLNFTGCNGQIVRNLLVTQNGATTSSADASSFTRNNVLCVPNPANESAWFLIQAVRMQTVRIELLGADGRVTTTLNNIAVNTGDNLVAWHPRDLPTGAYWFRCFFENEVVSGKVVVTH; via the coding sequence ATGAAAAACCGCTTTGCTTTCGTGTTCTTGCTGTGGGTGGCTGTACAGCCGCTTTTTGCTCAAAATTGGACTTCCGCCGAAAACCCTGCTGCTGATTATCCCTCCTTGCGGCAGGCATTTTATGATTTTTGGGAAGGAAAAACGCCGGGTAAAGGCCAGGGTTACAACGTGTTCAAGCGCTGGGAATGGTTCTGGCAAAGTCGTGTTTTGCCCGACGGGAGTTTTCCGCCCGCGAATATCAAGGAAATAGAATGGGGCAATTACTTGGCGGCTCGCCCCGGGAAAGGCGGTATTTCGGCAGCTAACTGGACGAGCATGGGGCCAAACTATTCCGCTTCGGGCTACAACGGTATTGGCCGGGTCAATTGTATCGCGCTTGACCCGAACGATGCCAACACGATTTGGGTGGGCGCGCCAACGGGTGGCTTGTGGAAAACGGAAAATGGCGGCGTGACATGGACGACCCACACGGACCAACTGACGGTGCTCAGCGTGACGGCCGTGGCCATTGACCCGCTCAATCCGAAGGTGATGTATCTCGGCACGGGCGACGGGTTTGGCAACTTTGAGCCTTCGATTGGGATTTTGAAATCAACGGATGGCGGCCTCACTTGGAACATTACCGGCCTGTCATGGAATCTCACTAATTACCGATATATACGCCACATCGTGGTGCATCCGACCACGCCGACTACGGTGCTGGCGGCCACTAGCGACGGGATGTATCGCACGACCAACGGGGGCGCGACTTGGGCCAAAGTGTCGAACGGCAATTTTTTCGACGTGCGATTCAAACCCGGCGCGCCGGAGGTCATGTATGCCGCGACGAACAACCAAGTGCGCAAGTCCATCAATGGCGGGGCCACTTGGGCCAATGTGCAGACCATTCCGAATTCAGGGCGGGTGGTGTTGGCAGTGACACCCGCTCATAAGGACATGGTGGTGGCCGCCAGCAGTTCCGATGCGTCGGCGACCTACGGTTCTTTCAACGGGTTGTATGTCTCGACCAACAGCGGCAGCAATTTTGCCTTGAAATCTTCCACGCCCAATTTACTGGATGGCTCTTCCACGGGTTCCAGTGATAGGGGGCAGGGCTGGTACGACTTGTGTGTGGCTGTCAGTCCCACTGATTCCAACCTGATTTTTGTGGGCGGCGTGAATTTGTGGAAATCGAGCGACGGCGGTGTCTCTTGGAGCCTCGCCACGTTTTGGCACAACGGTGCCCCCAGCGGCGTGCCCGTGAACCACGCCGACAAACACGCCCTGCTTTGGTTGGACAATGTGCTGTATCAAGGATGCGATGGCGGCATTTACAAGACAACGGACGACGGCGTGTCGTGGGAGGACATCAGCGGCAATTTGGCAATTAGCCAGATGTATCGCTTGGGAGTGTCGCAATCGGACGACAAGGTGATTTGCGGCTTGCAAGACAACGGAACCAAGCTGCGCAGCAATTCGGGGGGGTGGACGGACAATATCGGCGGCGATGGCATGGAGTGTTTTATTCACCCTACCAATTCCAATATCATGTACGGCGAATACCAATCGGGCAACATTCGCCGCTCCACGAATGGGGGCAATTCGTGGACGAACATTCACCAAAACGTGCCGGGGCAGCCGCAGGGCGCATGGGTGACGCCTTTCGTGATGGACCCCAACATCAACTCCACGATTTATGTGGGGTATCGGGATGTTTTTAAAAGCACGAATCAGGGGAATGATTGGACGAGTATTTCTTCCCTGAATCTGGTGTTTGATTTGCAGCACATCGCAGTGGCGCCTTCCAACAGCGCGGTGATATACGTCAGCGATGGCGACCAAGTGTTTTTGACCACCAATGGCGGCGACACTTGGGGCAACGTGACCGGAAATTTGCCCACCAACGAAGGCATCACTTACCTGACCGTGGACCCGCACGATGCGAACATTGCGTTTGTGACACTTGGGGGATACACGGCGGGTCAAAAGGTGTTTGTCACGACAACGGGCGGCACGACGTGGGCCAACATCTCCGGCACCTTGCCCAATATCCCTGCAAATTGTGTGTTGGTGCAGCCCCACAGCAAAGGGGTGCTTTATATGGGCATGGACGTGGGCGTTTTTCGCCGGGAGGCTGGCGCGACGGATTGGGAACTGTTCAACGAGGGGCTGCCCAACGTCATCATCACGGAATTGGAAATTCGGCACAGCACAGGAAAAATCCGGGCTTCCACTTATGGGCGCGGTCTGTGGGAATCGGACCTCGAACCGCTTCAAAGTTGTGTGCCCGTGAGCAACCTTTCTGCTGCAAACGTCCAGCCGCGTGTGGCCACCTTGCAATGGGGCACGGTGAATGTGGCGCTTGGCTATGAAGTGGAATGGCGCGAGGCGGGCGAAGCGGAGTGGCAGTTGTGGCAAGACGTTGCAGGCACTTCACTGACTTTGGCCTATTTGAAGCCTTGCACGCAGTATGAGTTTCGGGTGCAGGCGATTTGTGGGAGCGAAACGGGCGGGTATTCGGCTATTCAGACCTTTCAGACGACGGGTTGCAGCCAATACTGCAATGCTTACGGTAGCGCCGCTGCCGTACAGGGCACCTTGCCGCGGGAGTGGATTGAAAGTGTGTCGTTTGGCAGTATCGAACAGGTTTCTGGCAACGACTGGGGTTACAATGATTTTACCCATCTCACCACGGAATTGCTTCAAGGCGAGACGTTTGCCATTGACTTGAAGCCCGGCTTTTCGGATACGCCCTTCGCCGAGGCTTGGGCCGTTTGGATTGATTTCAACAAGGACAATCAATTTGGCGACGACGAATTGGTCTTCGCGCACTCTGGAAGCGCTGGCCCGGTGTCGGGCGACATAACGCTGCCCGCCGTGTCTCTCCCGGGCAACGTGCGGATGCGGGTGAGTATGCGGCGCGACGAGGCATCGAGCGCCTGTGACTTGTTCGACTTCGGCGAGGTGGAGGATTACAGGCTGACCATCAAAAAAGTGGTGCCGGAAATGACGCTCGTGCCCGCCGTGGTGAATTTCCCTGCCGATGGCGGGAGCCAAGAACTGGTGCTGACGACCAATTGCGATTGGAGTGCGGCGAACGTGCCTGCCTGGCTGACGGTGACCCCGCCATCGGGTGGGGCGGACACGGTAACGCTGACCGTCGCGGCGGCAGCCAACGATTCCGTGGCGGGCCGAACGGTCACGCTTAATTTTACGGGCTGCAATGGACAGATTGTCAGAAACTTGTTGGTGACGCAAAATGGGGCGACGACCTCCAGCGCCGATGCCTCTTCCTTCACTCGAAACAACGTCTTATGCGTGCCCAACCCTGCCAATGAATCCGCTTGGTTTTTGATTCAGGCCGTGCGGATGCAGACGGTGCGTATTGAATTACTCGGCGCTGATGGCCGCGTGACGACTACCCTGAACAACATTGCGGTGAACACGGGAGACAACCTCGTGGCTTGGCATCCGCGTGACTTGCCGACGGGTGCTTACTGGTTCAGGTGCTTTTTTGAAAATGAGGTGGTGAGCGGGAAAGTGGTGGTGACGCATTGA
- a CDS encoding HYR domain-containing protein yields the protein MLLRRGGVRRGAPIVDCSNIANPGSARTTPDQCRTRSSASSSTRPRSPTTAPARRLRTATTARRASPGAEFPVGTTTVIWTVTDASGKHTATCSEQRENRGRAMRRPSPARRRARRRS from the coding sequence TTGCTCCTTCGACGTGGAGGTGTACGACGAGGAGCCCCGATCGTCGACTGCTCGAACATCGCCAACCCGGGTTCCGCCCGAACAACCCCCGACCAGTGCCGTACACGGTCGTCGGCATCGAGTTCGACCCGGCCTCGTTCTCCGACAACCGCCCCGGCGCGACGATTAAGAACAGCCACAACAGCTCGCCGAGCCTCGCCGGGCGCCGAGTTCCCCGTCGGCACGACCACCGTCATCTGGACGGTGACCGACGCGAGCGGCAAACACACCGCGACCTGCTCGGAGCAAAGGGAAAATCGAGGACGCGCAATGCGTCGACCATCACCTGCCCGACGGCGGGCGCGACGGCGTTCGTGA
- a CDS encoding T9SS type A sorting domain-containing protein, producing MLGVEPHHAGGGLLAASGDLHGVALRFNGAGGPTVAGVGFELYQNQPNPFVNKTLIGFHLPEATDATLTVFDESGRLLFTQKGSFARGHNAIAVDRALLGAGGLMYYRLETATDSETRKMIQAR from the coding sequence ATGCTGGGCGTCGAGCCGCATCACGCGGGCGGAGGCCTACTCGCCGCGTCGGGCGACCTGCATGGGGTGGCGCTGCGCTTCAACGGCGCGGGCGGCCCCACCGTCGCCGGCGTCGGCTTCGAGCTGTACCAGAACCAGCCCAACCCGTTCGTGAACAAGACGCTCATCGGCTTCCACCTGCCGGAGGCAACGGACGCCACGCTGACGGTGTTCGACGAGAGCGGCCGCCTGCTGTTCACCCAGAAAGGCTCGTTCGCCAGGGGCCACAACGCCATCGCCGTCGACCGCGCCCTGCTGGGCGCCGGCGGCCTGATGTACTACAGGCTCGAGACCGCGACCGACTCGGAGACGAGGAAGATGATCCAGGCGAGGTAA